One genomic window of Amyelois transitella isolate CPQ chromosome 8, ilAmyTran1.1, whole genome shotgun sequence includes the following:
- the LOC132902011 gene encoding myb-related transcription factor, partner of profilin-like — protein sequence MDSRVRASPEQLSTLLEYMESHGDLARPVAGAQGRVRSDQLWSDLTNILNSVGGGVNKTTDKWKKVWADLKSKTKKKGLTLRQHARGTGGGPASQKSLSHLEERVLAIIGPTAVEGQDSIQELGFSRPQSSAPAPSQSSAVVAQEDDPVYVDYGGGVVKY from the exons ATGGATTCTAGGGTAAGGGCAAGTCCCGAACAACTCTCAACTCTACTGGAGTATATGGAAAG TCATGGGGACCTGGCTAGGCCTGTTGCAGGGGCACAAGGTCGAGTACGGTCAGACCAATTATGGTCTGATCttactaatatattaaattccgTTGGTGGTGGTGTCAACAAAACAACAGACAAGtggaaaaaa GTATGGGCCGATTTAAAATCCAAGACTAAGAAAAAAGGTCTGACCTTGCGGCAACATGCCAGAGGGACTGGAGGTGGACCGGCTAGCCAGAAATCCTTGTCGCATTTGGAGGAAAGGGTTCTGGCTATTATCGGCCCAACAGCAGTGGAAGGACAAGACTCTATACAAGAGCTTGGATTTAGT aGACCTCAATCTTCTGCACCTGCACCCTCTCAATCATCTGCAGTTGTTGCCCAAGAAGATGATCCAGTATATGTGGACTATGGTGGTGGTGtggttaaatattaa